Below is a genomic region from Ziziphus jujuba cultivar Dongzao chromosome 7, ASM3175591v1.
GTAATGGGCCGACccgattcatatatatatatatatatatatatttactgcaAACGAAACGCAGCGTTTTAAAAACTATGCCGTTTCTAACGTCGGTAATTTGAAACGCCGGCTTTACACGAAACTCAACGTTTTCAAACCAAGGCGGTTAAAGCAATAGCAATGAAACTCTTGGATTCTAGGGTTTTGGGAGAAGAAGAAACAGACTAGGGTGCCAAATTTTGTGTGGTGACGATGGAGGAAAGGCAAATTGAAACGCCCAAACCATCGAAGCAGTGCTTCTCTTTCCCTCCTCCCCGTAGAAGACAACTCAACAGCGCTACTTACCGTACTTTAGTTCGAATCCTATCCCATTGCTACGACGAGTTGTCCCAGCAATCTCTTGCAGCTCCAAATTTACGTCACGAGCTAATTACAGGTAAAAATCGCTGAAAACGTATAGTTGAATTAGCGAAACGCAACGCAATCTTTAGCTTTGATTGGTTCCTGAGAAATCGAATTTTCGCTTAGTGAAAAACACTggtattattttggaaaaacgattactttttatttatttaattttttgaaaaacgaATACTTGATTGGTTTCATTATGAAAAAGCAAATTTAAGTTCTTTGAAAAATTCCTCAACTGCAATTTCGTGTTTTGGAGGCTGAAATAGATTGGCTGAGTTGGTTTCTTTTGTTTGAAGACAGTGGCAGCAATGAATCAGGGAAAAGAGATGTAAAGGAAGAATCGGAGCATGTTGAATTAGTTGTTACTGACAATATGGAGCTTGGGATTCAGGCATCTCATGGAGCCACAGAGCTTGATTTGAGGTTTGATGACACTGTTTCCCAATATGGAATGACTGGCAGCACACAAACGGCTATAGATCATATAGAGCATATGatgaataaagaagaaaatgaggaTGTGTTAAATCGAATCAACGCAACGGTCAAAGAGAGCACTTTTGGGATTGGTTTAGAAGATCTGGGATTCAGTCGTGAACAAATTCTGATACATGAGTTAGAGCATATTGCTAAAGGAAATGATGACCTTGTCCACGAAAACTCTTTGAAGCCATCAACCGCCCTTCTGGATCAAAATGAAAGTGACATCGATGAAGTTAAAATGTTGAATAATCAAGAAGAACATATTGATTTCCAACGAAATGTTATCACAAAGTCTGAAAATGCTAGTCAAAATATTTGTGGCAGCTTTGATTCACATTTAGGTAGCACTTTGGCTGCTGAAAGTTCAAATCCAAGGGCCAGTTATGAGGTGAAGACTAAGTTGTTGGACAACACACTTCCTATTACCCAACAGAATGATAGGGAAATGGAGAACACTGTTTCTGAAGGTGGTTCAGATAAATATCCAAGTCTGAATGCCGAAGTTGGGGAGATTGAGGAAGGAGAACACCATAATCATGAGGCCTCTGAAACCATCGACATGTCATTAGATAAGAACATATTTGCTGAAGCTTCAAAATGTAGTAATAATCACGACCCCCAGAGCTTTTCACCAGAAGCTAATGCCATGATAATAGAGCATGAAATGCTGACTAAGGATGAGGAACCAAAGACATCCGATTGTAAAAGTGATGCTGCAGATTCTGCCAATTATATgactgaagatgaagatatcGAAGAGGGAGAAATTTCTGTTGACTGTGGGGTGGATGCCAACTCGATGGATATGGTGTTGCAAAATGCAGAGGTGTTGGAGGATAAGAAGGTATATGAACAGCACACATCTAGAGGCcttgttgattataaagaactGCATTCTATTGCAGCAAATGAAAAAGATTTTCCATCAGCTTGCTTTCTTTTGGACACAGTCAATAACACCAGTAAGGGAGTAGAACCCAGGGaaagtaatagtaataaaatgGTTAATATGCAGAAGGATGCTGAActccaaaataagaaaaagcgGGGGCCTCcttcaaaggaaaagaaagcaaagaaaaaagtaCACTTATATCTCTTCTTTTACATGTGCCTACCAAACTctgtatacatatatgcatatgtttGTGTATATATCCATGTTTGTGTCCGTTTTTGTAAGTGTATGACTAATTTATGTTTCTGCAGAAAAGGGATCGAAAGAAGAGAGCAGACAAGAACAGACAACTTGGTGTTAAAAGGTTGAAACTGGTTCCAATGTCAAAACCAAAAACACCAACATTCTGCCGCCATTTTCTCAAGGGGAGATGTCAAGAGGTTGTAAATTACCTTATTATATTCGCATTGGTTAATTGTGTTAGTTTTGACTAATTCTAGTTTTGCTTTATGCTTATTCAACAACCTATGGGTATTCATATGCATATTGCAAAACTTATTCAGAAATTTGATCTGGTTTCTGTtgatttttcttgatttttcccTTAGGTACCTTATCCCCTAATGGTTACCATAATTCCTTCTTTGTTTCACAGGGTGACAAGTGCAAATTTTCACATGATACCATACCTTTGACAAAATCCAAGGTATAGTCATTGGACTTTCTCATTTAATTCTCTCCGATGATGCCACTAGCTGATCTATTCATGATTAATTGATTCCATAATTTTCTCTTTGCAAAGTACTTTAGGCTTAGTAGTTGTATCTGATAAGGAAGCTTGTTGATTTATTGTCATTACTGCTAattgtcatttatttatatctGGTCACTTAAACATGTTACCTGTTGGTACTTTCTGGTCCATTATATTTGTAGGCTCTTTGAGGGTTTAACACAATTTCTTCTCTATGCATCTTGTTGTGCAGCCCTGCTGTCATTTTGCTCGTCACTCATGCATGAAGGGGGATGACTGTCCATTTGATCATCAACTCTCTAAGTATCCCTGTAGTAACTTTGCATCCATGGGTTCCTGCAACAGAGGTGATGATTGTATGTTTTCACACAAGGTAGATTCCTGTCTTTTAGGGTTATAATTCATTTGAGTTTTTCCTGAAAGTTTGAATTGTGACTAATATTTTCCACTTCCTTTTCAGATACCACACAAGGAAGACACAGCTAATGCTTCAAATGTTATGAAACCTGAATTGAAGTCCACATCCTTGTTGGACAATTCAAGATCTAAGGAGAAACTGATTAGTAATGGTGCCTCCCAGAAGAACTACAATGCATTGTGCCACTCCAAAGAGATTCATTCTCGTGTTTATAATAAGCAGAATACGAAAGATGCTGTTTCTAAACAATCTGAAGCGGCACCTAAAGGAACTAGTTTCCTCTCTGTTCAGAATTCACTATTGGTTGATTCCAGCAAACTTAGGCaaggaagcttatttggaaataatagtGCTGGTGCAAAGGCTGGAAATCATATCCACCAGAATGCATCAATTCAAAATTCAAGTGAGATATTACACAAAACTCCACCGGCAGTACCACCAAAAGGAATAAACTTTCTATCATTTGGTAAAGTTCCGTCTGGTAATTCTAACAGCAAGAAATTAGCCAGCTTGCCGTTGTGTGGTGATGGTGTCAAACGATCAGTGTCTGACAATTCGAATTTGCACGATCATGATTGCTCAACATCAAACTCTTGTCTGATGCCAAATGGAAGCCAACATTCGGTGGCACCCAAGGGAATTAACTTTCTTTCCATTGGAAAAGCTTCAGTGAACGATTCTGGTTGTAAAGAAAAGTCTAGTTTGCCATATGGTCGGGATAATGGTACTGATAGCTGTGTTAAAGATGAGCAAACTGCTTTGGATAAACCTCAGAGTTCAAGTACAATCTCATTAGCTGAAAGATCACCATCTTGTCCTGTTTCTTCAGTTCAGTTTTCAGGCAATTTAGCATCTAGGATTTATAAAGACACACCACTTTCAGCTCAGAAGGCACTCTTGTCAACACTTGCATTTGCAGCCAAGTGTGAATCTGGAGTCAAACCGAATCAGTCTGTTGATGCTCCTGCTGTCAATGCTGAGACTCTTAATGAAACAAGGTCTAATAATGGAAATAGTGGAAGTTCACAGAATGATACGGGAAAAGCCACCAAAATTTTGGAGTTTTTGTCTAGGTTTGGTTGTAAAACACAGCAGTAGATTTTTTTAtcgtttaatattttaaattaggatatGCCGGATTTGGCCTGAAATGATTTTGATGGGCTTTCCTCGAAGATGAGTAACTgtaattcttttgtttttactttatcTTGTAAAGcagttttctatatatatatatattatatatgggaGAATTCTATGGTTCAGACCACATCCAAAGTCAGAcgtttttttgataaaagcgACAGTTTTGATGTGTACAGTAGATAGTAAAGCGGACgtttttatccaataaaaaattGGTTGAGTGCATTCATACCgtataaaaactatatatatatacatatatatgtatgtatttattatagtatCTGTACGTGATTGGAATCGTCTTGCTTCTGAATAGAGCTGTAAATCGACCCTGACCTACCTTTGTCAATTACACTCAGTCATCAGCTACAGCACAGAACACTATCAATTTCTGAAAAAGCTTCAGGCATGCAGAATAAGTGCATTAACTTTTGAGGGTGCCTTGAAATCCAAGGAACCTTGGATCTGTTGAGGGGCACTGGAAAAGATATGTCCATGTTATTGTTGTCTCCAAGGTAGGAGCCAAAACCAGATATAATTTGTACTACAGTCTATGATAGTCAATTGAATTATAATTTCATCCAGCCTTTGAGTCCCTGTAGCCCATGtgaattgaatgaattatatatgtttatcgGAATACACGGAGTTCGAGTGCATGTAGTGACAGAAAGTATGGAGCCATTTTAGCTTTCAAATTGGGAAAGGGGGCATTAAATTGCTTTTGTTAGTCTGTTTGATAGTGGGACAAAAGTGTTATGTACTAGGCACTATATGATACGAGGGTCTCCAAGGGGCCTCATTTTTGCATGGGTGGGGCTGAGCTGGTTGGTTGAATATCTCTCAACCCCAGCTGTGCTTGCTCCCATGGAAAGAATGGTCAGCTTTCCTCACTGACATAGATAACCTGATATTTTGAAGTTTGGGCATcccctttttttcattttccaaatTTGTATTCTTCCTGGTCAAATATAATGACGTTCGAGTTGtaaattttctctctttctttctttcttttttttccctgacAAAATCTAAAAGTAAAACGGAAAGAATCCATTTTGAATTTCATTGTCACTTTATTGACTTCAACTCAAATTAGCCCTTAATATGATGCTTTGTCTTGGAGAATTCAAACACCACATGGAGATGTTCCAAGTAAACACTGTTTAAGTATGCTCGATTCAAACACATAATTTCACgaattctttctattttttttgtattattataataatgggTCGTTGTTAATGCTTCTGTTAATCTTACCTAACACACCTAATCTTCACAGTAACGGTTGTTACTCAATCTCTTCGCACCTCTTCACTTTACAGGGATACAGGTGAAAAGAGCTTATAAATCTTGGACCCACCAGTGAAAAAGTCATCTGAGGGAAGcaatcaattttatatacatgATGTAAAATGCtcagaaaatttaaattatatgaccaaaaagtaatggttgGTGGCCGGACAGGGCAGATCCTCCTTGGCTTGATATCATATTTTACAATGCAATAAAATCTCTCTCTTTTCAATTTGTATgtgtttcaaataaataaataaaagaaaaaattatcattatttagaaaaggaaaagaaaaatcatgagTAACATGCagttctcttttttattatggGGTGTAGAAGAGCTCAGAGCTCATGTGAACTTGTAATCATTTTACACGATTTGAGCCCCACTAGTAAATTTCCCAACATAATCATTCAACCCAAATGCATAAACTGCCAAAGTtgtttacatgtatatatatatatatatttttttttcattttcttgttttaattcaatttcaatCCTGTTTGGACAATCATCAAAACAGTTTAAACCGTGTCGTTTCACAGTTTTATACTCATCACCACGTCTCATGACAGATAATTTTGTCTGTGTCAAAGTCAAAAATCTTGTCGTTAATCAACCGAGATTTTTTATAATACAATACAAtacaatatatttgtatataaaacGTGGCCGCACGATCTGAATGAATTTGGAAATTCTGGttaaaagaaaacagagaaaaacaTTGAAGTACATGTCGCGCTTGTATTGGTTTGGTGGTGCCCGGTTGACTGGCCCACTTTGCCATGTCTGAAAACGACCGGATCAAGTTGGAGAGACTGACCGCTCGTCAGTAGTCGTCACTGTGAAAGAGTAAATAATATAAGCAACCTCTTTGAGAAGCAAAACTAGAATTTTTGTACCTTGTTTTCCTTCCCGTTTCAATTCAACCAGCGTCTCCAATCAGATCTCTCTTTCTCGATCAATTGCTATGACAACCTCCTTGAACAACAATTTCTTGCCTCCCGGCTTGATTTCCAACCTCCAACAGGTTTTGTCGTCCAGAAACGACGACGTAGAGCAGCGATCCTCATccctccatcatcatcatcatcatcatcatcatctcgcTGATTCGACCAaaatctcttcttcttcttcttcttgttctacTTCGTTGTCTTCTTGGTCAGAGGGAAATAAGGACAGCCTGAGTACAAAGCCGGTGGTGTTGGTCACCAATGCAGAAGGGATAGAATCTCCTGGTCTTACATTTCTAGTCGAAGCTCTGGTTCTCGATGCTAGTCTTGACGTCTGCGTTTGCGCTCCTCAACtgttagttttaattttctAGCTATCTGCTTGCTTACCTTGTTTTTAACTTCTTTACCTTTCTTGTTCGGTTCTCGATGTAAAAAATTAAGATGCTTGATTGCTTCGGTTGAGTAGGTGAAGTGGAAAAAGCACAATTTCCTTTGATTTGTATGGACTTGACTTTCTAAGAAAGTAACCAAATATTGggataaaaagaaaatcatgtGGATAAAATAGTGAAAATGTTTGGTGGAGCAGGGATAGATCAGTCTGCGGTCATTCTGTGACGGTTCGTGAAACAATCTCGGTGTGTTCTAATGAAGTGAGCGGCGCAATTGCTTACGAAGTTTCTGGTAATGCTTCTGTGTCTTGATTGTAATTAGATTGGAATTTCATGATGTGTGATTGTTACAATGGATCCTGaaaattaatcatattcttACGTTTGTGATCTTTCATATATGTTTCAGGGACCCCAGTGGATTGCGTCTCTCTAGCATTGTCGGGTGCATTGTTCTCTTGGTCAAGGCCTGCTTtggtatgcatttttttttttttttttttttttttggaacaaccTTTATCATCACTCTTTTGGCGTTTCTAAAGTTTCAGTTTCAATGTTTTCATAAAATATCTTATGAAAAACTCAGGTAATCAGTGGAATAAACAGGGGATCAAGTTCAGGACAAAACATGTGAGTAATGCTGAGactaaattataaattagatCACTTCTATGAACTCATTCATCCTCATTTAAATATAGAGGCCACCTCACCACAtatctttgttttttggggtttgAGATTAGTTTTACTTCTTACTGTGAATACtacttttcctttattttttcttttttgaattcgAATTTCTTTGAATTATATCTTTCAGCCTGATAACCCCAGTTTTGAGATAAAGAGAGATTCCAAAATTGTGTTACTACTCTTTCAGTTTCATGCTTGTTATAAACAGGTAGCTTTTGAGAGATATCCCTTTTATTGTTGTTCCTTTTGCCTGAAACTGTGTTATTCTCCACTTAAAGAGGAAAAACAAAGAGTAATTATGTTAATCATACAAGTTATTTGTATTGTCAAGTGTTGAAATATAATTGGTGCTAAGATTCCTTATCTTATCTAGGATTTTGATATAATGTTGGATGGTcagaataattaatttcctaCAGTGTTTATCATTTAATATAGGAAAACAATTTCTTATTAACGACTCTCGGATTAATAATAACAGGCTCTACTCAGGTGCCTTTGCTGGAGCTAGGGAAGCATTGATTTGTGGTGTACCATCGCTGTGCATTTCGTTGAATTGGTAATTTCATCTATTATTTTAGGTTGTTAATGGTTTCTCTTATTGTTTTTGCGTCTCAAGGAGCTAATGGTATGCGTTTTTGCTTTCTGCTAGGAAGAAGGATGTATGCTGCGAAAGTAACATAAAAGACGCAGTAAACGTTTGTTTACCATTAATATATGCAGCTGTTGAAGATCTTCAGAAGGGTGTTTTCCCTAAAAGCTGTCTGCTGAATATTGAGATTCCTAGCTTTCCCTTGACAAATAAGGTTTGCTCTAACAACACAAAATGGAACAATCTTGTTCCAACACAACTGACCCCTCTTCTTTTCTTATCCTATAGAAAGCATAACGTATAGGCATCCAAGTCTTGGCTATTTCATCAGTCTTCaggataaaataaattttgaacattttgcTTTACCGTTGTGGGGGAGGCttgtaaattatattaacaAGCTTGGCTTCAACAGGGCTTCAAAATAACCAAGCAGAGTCAGTGGAGGTCTTCTTTAAGCTGGCAAGCTGTCACAGCAACTAAAAATTCTCCTGCCAGCCATTACATGTCAAATCAGCAAAGCCTTGGTATTAAACTAGCACAACTCAGCCGAGATGCTTCTGCAGCCGTGAGTAGAACTTGAGTAGGAAATTTCgttctttttttcctccaacTTTATTTGTATTGGTGCTTAACTCTGCTTATTCTAAAATTTGGTGCCCCTCCTTGAATTTTCAAGGGTGCAGCACGCCGCTTGAATTCGCAACGGAAGAATGTGGAGATTGAATCCGTCGGTATTGCTGGAAAGCTCAGCTcccaactaaaatttaagaaatatttccGTTTAGAGGTATAAACAAGTGAAATGGCTCAAAAATGCCATGATAAAAACCCTGTTGAAAGCTTTGATGCAGTTTCTATGTGTTAATGAAACAAGCAAAAGTGAGTAATAGTTCATGTCTCTAAAGTAGAACCGCTTTACGTGCAGTTACTGGAAAAGGAGAGGGAAAATGTGGATGAGAATCTTGATATCCGAGCTGTTGAAGATGGATTTGTGAGTTGGAATGTTATTGTTTTATGACCGCTTCGAATGTAATTGCCTTCGATTTCTGACTTttgatgttttcttttttccctttctttattGGTAATGACAGGTATCAGTTACTCCTGTTACCATATCTCCAACAGTTTCGTCTGAAATTCAAAATTCAGTATCAAACTGGATTGCTACGCACTTATCAGGGACCATTAAGCTTCCTCTGCCTGGCATTATATGATAATTAGTGTACAttattggaattttattttattttatttttattgtacttATATTTATGTCGTCTGATGGAAAATTATGTGGTGATGTAATATTATCAAGTGGAAGTGGAACTGACATTCTTGCTTGTGATTTTGTTATGTTTGATAACATACATATAGAGCATGTATGCCCTTGCAGGCTGTTGTGGCATAAAATGCCCGGTAGCTCTGCTTCATATAACAGTAATTCACATTGGCGGTGGAAAAATTCACTTTGTTGTATTTGGTTGGAACTTGTATATGACTTTTATGCTTCACATGCTAAGCATTCACGTGCATGCACAGAGATTTCAGGTCTAAGTTGTAAGTTATAGCTATAGAGTATTATGACTTTTATGCTTCACATGCTAAGTGTGACGGTCTGCACCTTTGGAATGGTCTAGTggcatttttgtaaatatttgaaggtcgggatcttcgatcccgggccatgggaagttcttaagaatgtcactaggatggtgcatatcgaatggcaagccaagatgtgaaggtttgctagagaaaaccccattatgattcctcgcacaaagtgatatctatgggtgccagaaaggaaatggctcaataagctctttaggggggtggtccgtgttggctctccacggcccccggctccggcttcgagcttgggctaagcgagcctcccatgggcgacggcaagccatggggcggacataaagtgccacgaaggtgggcttatgtctccgagggacagggagtcccgagaacagtaccggtaggcgctacgagctggtattgcgcgtcactcctgtgtcagaggctaagtgtagcattcgctatgccgttttctatcggctatgccaagaacacacgtaggcctttgttacaaggttgtggcaaatgtgccagtgagcgggggctcgggttctgcctcgctcacgAGGGttggaagctaaataggcacggacggggcgacaccgtgccatcgggtgacattcgtaTATGGGCTTCcaatcttgtgttgctaccctggGTGGCATGTTGacatgatgctggtgtgcatgcccTAGGGTCgaatgctattcgagatgtgcatggaccaaggcccgagtggagagatgggttgctggctagatcgtGGCACAAGATTgataacaagctaccgagtgggcgtgaggccatcgggctagcttgctgagcgacatgagccatgatgactatgggaacctcatgagcatacaattggtatcagatgggtcgatatatgaactcggatagtgaaaaggctggccatgactagagagtcttggcgccgcacggtctatttccgctgcataaaatgtaggaccgtgacagttggtatcagagcccggtttgtcctgcaataggcgaaccgaggaacggatggtattggttggtgatgcttggatccgtAGAACCCCGATGCTACTGTGAAAGGGGCTTGAAATCAATAGATCAGGCCGACGGGGCCAAAATTATGGTTGCCACAGAGGCACCAAATGCGAGCAACATAGCAGATAAGGCCGAGAGGGCCAAAGGACTGCCAAAGAAAAGGCAGAGAGCAAGAGACGATGATAACAGGGCATGAAGGCCGAATGTTGGAAT
It encodes:
- the LOC107424062 gene encoding zinc finger CCCH domain-containing protein 65 isoform X3, coding for MEERQIETPKPSKQCFSFPPPRRRQLNSATYRTLVRILSHCYDELSQQSLAAPNLRHELITDSGSNESGKRDVKEESEHVELVVTDNMELGIQASHGATELDLRFDDTVSQYGMTGSTQTAIDHIEHMMNKEENEDVLNRINATVKESTFGIGLEDLGFSREQILIHELEHIAKGNDDLVHENSLKPSTALLDQNESDIDEVKMLNNQEEHIDFQRNVITKSENASQNICGSFDSHLGSTLAAESSNPRASYEVKTKLLDNTLPITQQNDREMENTVSEGGSDKYPSLNAEVGEIEEGEHHNHEASETIDMSLDKNIFAEASKCSNNHDPQSFSPEANAMIIEHEMLTKDEEPKTSDCKSDAADSANYMTEDEDIEEGEISVDCGVDANSMDMVLQNAEVLEDKKKRDRKKRADKNRQLGVKRLKLVPMSKPKTPTFCRHFLKGRCQEGDKCKFSHDTIPLTKSKPCCHFARHSCMKGDDCPFDHQLSKYPCSNFASMGSCNRGDDCMFSHKIPHKEDTANASNVMKPELKSTSLLDNSRSKEKLISNGASQKNYNALCHSKEIHSRVYNKQNTKDAVSKQSEAAPKGTSFLSVQNSLLVDSSKLRQGSLFGNNSAGAKAGNHIHQNASIQNSSEILHKTPPAVPPKGINFLSFGKVPSGNSNSKKLASLPLCGDGVKRSVSDNSNLHDHDCSTSNSCLMPNGSQHSVAPKGINFLSIGKASVNDSGCKEKSSLPYGRDNGTDSCVKDEQTALDKPQSSSTISLAERSPSCPVSSVQFSGNLASRIYKDTPLSAQKALLSTLAFAAKCESGVKPNQSVDAPAVNAETLNETRSNNGNSGSSQNDTGKATKILEFLSRFGCKTQQ
- the LOC107424062 gene encoding zinc finger CCCH domain-containing protein 7 isoform X2 is translated as MEERQIETPKPSKQCFSFPPPRRRQLNSATYRTLVRILSHCYDELSQQSLAAPNLRHELITDSGSNESGKRDVKEESEHVELVVTDNMELGIQASHGATELDLRFDDTVSQYGMTGSTQTAIDHIEHMMNKEENEDVLNRINATVKESTFGIGLEDLGFSREQILIHELEHIAKGNDDLVHENSLKPSTALLDQNESDIDEVKMLNNQEEHIDFQRNVITKSENASQNICGSFDSHLGSTLAAESSNPRASYEVKTKLLDNTLPITQQNDREMENTVSEGGSDKYPSLNAEVGEIEEGEHHNHEASETIDMSLDKNIFAEASKCSNNHDPQSFSPEANAMIIEHEMLTKDEEPKTSDCKSDAADSANYMTEDEDIEEGEISVDCGVDANSMDMVLQNAEVLEDKKKDAELQNKKKRGPPSKEKKAKKKKRDRKKRADKNRQLGVKRLKLVPMSKPKTPTFCRHFLKGRCQEGDKCKFSHDTIPLTKSKPCCHFARHSCMKGDDCPFDHQLSKYPCSNFASMGSCNRGDDCMFSHKIPHKEDTANASNVMKPELKSTSLLDNSRSKEKLISNGASQKNYNALCHSKEIHSRVYNKQNTKDAVSKQSEAAPKGTSFLSVQNSLLVDSSKLRQGSLFGNNSAGAKAGNHIHQNASIQNSSEILHKTPPAVPPKGINFLSFGKVPSGNSNSKKLASLPLCGDGVKRSVSDNSNLHDHDCSTSNSCLMPNGSQHSVAPKGINFLSIGKASVNDSGCKEKSSLPYGRDNGTDSCVKDEQTALDKPQSSSTISLAERSPSCPVSSVQFSGNLASRIYKDTPLSAQKALLSTLAFAAKCESGVKPNQSVDAPAVNAETLNETRSNNGNSGSSQNDTGKATKILEFLSRFGCKTQQ
- the LOC107424062 gene encoding uncharacterized protein LOC107424062 isoform X1; translation: MEERQIETPKPSKQCFSFPPPRRRQLNSATYRTLVRILSHCYDELSQQSLAAPNLRHELITDSGSNESGKRDVKEESEHVELVVTDNMELGIQASHGATELDLRFDDTVSQYGMTGSTQTAIDHIEHMMNKEENEDVLNRINATVKESTFGIGLEDLGFSREQILIHELEHIAKGNDDLVHENSLKPSTALLDQNESDIDEVKMLNNQEEHIDFQRNVITKSENASQNICGSFDSHLGSTLAAESSNPRASYEVKTKLLDNTLPITQQNDREMENTVSEGGSDKYPSLNAEVGEIEEGEHHNHEASETIDMSLDKNIFAEASKCSNNHDPQSFSPEANAMIIEHEMLTKDEEPKTSDCKSDAADSANYMTEDEDIEEGEISVDCGVDANSMDMVLQNAEVLEDKKVYEQHTSRGLVDYKELHSIAANEKDFPSACFLLDTVNNTSKGVEPRESNSNKMVNMQKDAELQNKKKRGPPSKEKKAKKKKRDRKKRADKNRQLGVKRLKLVPMSKPKTPTFCRHFLKGRCQEGDKCKFSHDTIPLTKSKPCCHFARHSCMKGDDCPFDHQLSKYPCSNFASMGSCNRGDDCMFSHKIPHKEDTANASNVMKPELKSTSLLDNSRSKEKLISNGASQKNYNALCHSKEIHSRVYNKQNTKDAVSKQSEAAPKGTSFLSVQNSLLVDSSKLRQGSLFGNNSAGAKAGNHIHQNASIQNSSEILHKTPPAVPPKGINFLSFGKVPSGNSNSKKLASLPLCGDGVKRSVSDNSNLHDHDCSTSNSCLMPNGSQHSVAPKGINFLSIGKASVNDSGCKEKSSLPYGRDNGTDSCVKDEQTALDKPQSSSTISLAERSPSCPVSSVQFSGNLASRIYKDTPLSAQKALLSTLAFAAKCESGVKPNQSVDAPAVNAETLNETRSNNGNSGSSQNDTGKATKILEFLSRFGCKTQQ
- the LOC107424062 gene encoding zinc finger CCCH domain-containing protein 65 isoform X4, which codes for MELGIQASHGATELDLRFDDTVSQYGMTGSTQTAIDHIEHMMNKEENEDVLNRINATVKESTFGIGLEDLGFSREQILIHELEHIAKGNDDLVHENSLKPSTALLDQNESDIDEVKMLNNQEEHIDFQRNVITKSENASQNICGSFDSHLGSTLAAESSNPRASYEVKTKLLDNTLPITQQNDREMENTVSEGGSDKYPSLNAEVGEIEEGEHHNHEASETIDMSLDKNIFAEASKCSNNHDPQSFSPEANAMIIEHEMLTKDEEPKTSDCKSDAADSANYMTEDEDIEEGEISVDCGVDANSMDMVLQNAEVLEDKKVYEQHTSRGLVDYKELHSIAANEKDFPSACFLLDTVNNTSKGVEPRESNSNKMVNMQKDAELQNKKKRGPPSKEKKAKKKKRDRKKRADKNRQLGVKRLKLVPMSKPKTPTFCRHFLKGRCQEGDKCKFSHDTIPLTKSKPCCHFARHSCMKGDDCPFDHQLSKYPCSNFASMGSCNRGDDCMFSHKIPHKEDTANASNVMKPELKSTSLLDNSRSKEKLISNGASQKNYNALCHSKEIHSRVYNKQNTKDAVSKQSEAAPKGTSFLSVQNSLLVDSSKLRQGSLFGNNSAGAKAGNHIHQNASIQNSSEILHKTPPAVPPKGINFLSFGKVPSGNSNSKKLASLPLCGDGVKRSVSDNSNLHDHDCSTSNSCLMPNGSQHSVAPKGINFLSIGKASVNDSGCKEKSSLPYGRDNGTDSCVKDEQTALDKPQSSSTISLAERSPSCPVSSVQFSGNLASRIYKDTPLSAQKALLSTLAFAAKCESGVKPNQSVDAPAVNAETLNETRSNNGNSGSSQNDTGKATKILEFLSRFGCKTQQ
- the LOC107424065 gene encoding uncharacterized protein LOC107424065 — its product is MTTSLNNNFLPPGLISNLQQVLSSRNDDVEQRSSSLHHHHHHHHHLADSTKISSSSSSCSTSLSSWSEGNKDSLSTKPVVLVTNAEGIESPGLTFLVEALVLDASLDVCVCAPQLDRSVCGHSVTVRETISVCSNEVSGAIAYEVSGTPVDCVSLALSGALFSWSRPALVISGINRGSSSGQNMLYSGAFAGAREALICGVPSLCISLNWKKDVCCESNIKDAVNVCLPLIYAAVEDLQKGVFPKSCLLNIEIPSFPLTNKGFKITKQSQWRSSLSWQAVTATKNSPASHYMSNQQSLGIKLAQLSRDASAAGAARRLNSQRKNVEIESVGIAGKLSSQLKFKKYFRLELLEKERENVDENLDIRAVEDGFVSVTPVTISPTVSSEIQNSVSNWIATHLSGTIKLPLPGII